In Oryza brachyantha chromosome 1, ObraRS2, whole genome shotgun sequence, the following are encoded in one genomic region:
- the LOC102712034 gene encoding protein NUCLEAR FUSION DEFECTIVE 4-like gives MPSPSSAHWLSLVGSIWLQTINGPNSDFPVYSSQLKELKSISQVQLNFLAFASDAGKLFGWFSGVAALYLPLWVVAFVGAAFGLVGYGIQYMFLDSSGLRYWHLFVLTALAGNGICWINTVCYLLCINNFASSSRVAVSLATSYLGLSAKVYTSLAETFPGLANSKTKTYLLLNAVVPLFVTVMVAPSLRVFDLKSAASSDVAFLVMFAITLATGACAVVGSIGSTANGLSSKEHMISLGVLLATPILIPVALKIRETLTKIRETQRENRIHDLGTDESESVESVVVIDVPAGANTEAAKEEDAVVKKPQEDVGGLRLLKSPDFWLYFFSYMFSGTLGLVFLNNLGQIAESRGIGQTSTLVSLSSSFGFFGRLLPAFMDYYSAKSGYSISRTGSMASLMAPMAGAFFLLLNQRDFFLYLATAVIGTCTGAITSVAVSATSELFGTKNFGVNHNVVVANIPVGSLFFGYFAAFLYQREAGARGTLTCSGAGCYRETFAIWGSTCAVGTLLCTVLYARSRNFAGRLPVRIPPCLARLANLV, from the exons ATGCCTTCCCCTTCCTCGGCCCATTGGCTGAGCTTGGTCGGAAGCATCTGGCTACAGACCATCAACGGCCCCAACTCCGACTTCCCGGTGTACTCGTCGCAGCTCAAGGAGCTCAAGAGCATCAGCCAGGTGCAGCTCAACTTCCTTGCCTTCGCGTCCGACGCGGGCAAGCTCTTCGGATGGTTCTCCGGGGTGGCGGCCCTGTACCTGCCACTGTGGGTCGTCGCGTTCGTCGGCGCGGCATTCGGGCTCGTCGGCTATGGCATCCAGTACATGTTCTTGGACAGCTCCGGCCTCCGGTACTGGCATCTCTTCGTGCTCACCGCCCTGGCCGGGAATGGCATCTGCTGGATCAACACCGTCTGCTACCTCCtctgcatcaacaacttcgcgtCGAGCAGCCGCGTCGCGGTGAGCCTCGCCACGAGCTACCTCGGCCTGAGCGCCAAGGTGTACACCAGCCTGGCCGAGACGTTTCCCGGGTTGGCCAACTCGAAGACGAAGACGTACCTCCTCCTCAATGCCGTCGTGCCGCTGTTCGTCACCGTCATGGTGGCGCCGTCTCTCAGGGTGTTCGACCTCAAGAGCGCGGCTAGCTCGGACGTGGCATTCCTCGTCATGTTCGCGATCACGCTCGCCACCGGCGCCTGCGCTGTGGTCGGCAGCATCGGCTCGACGGCCAACGGCCTGTCCTCCAAGGAGCACATGATCAGTCTTGGCGTGCTGCTGGCCACCCCGATCCTCATCCCGGTGGCGCTCAAGATCCGGGAGACCCTGACCAAGATACGGGAGACGCAGCGGGAGAACAGGATCCATGACCTCGGCACCGACGAGTCAGAGTCCGTGGAGAgcgtcgtcgtcatcgacgTCCCCGCCGGGGCAAACACGGAGGCAGCCAAGGAGGAGGACGCCGTGGTGAAGAAGCCCCAGGAGGATGTCGGCGGCCTCCGGCTGCTGAAGAGCCCAGACTTCTGGCTCTACTTCTTCAGCTACATGTTCAGTGGCACCCTGGGTCTCGTCTTCCTCAACAATCTCGGTCAGATCGCCGAGTCGCGAGGGATCGGGCAGACGTCCACTCTGGTCTCCCTCTCGTCTTCGTTTGGATTCTTCGGCCGACTGCTCCCAGCCTTCATGGACTACTATTCGGCGAA AAGTGGCTACTCCATATCGAGGACGGGGTCCATGGCGTCGCTGATGGCGCCCATGGCGGGGGCCTTCTTCCTGCTGCTCAACCAGCGCGACTTCTTCCTGTACCTGGCCACGGCCGTGATCGGGACGTGCACGGGCGCCATCACGTCGGTGGCCGTGTCGGCGACGAGCGAGCTGTTCGGCACCAAGAACTTCGGCGTCAACCACAACGTCGTGGTGGCCAACATCCCCGTCGGCTCCCTGTTCTTCGGCTACTTCGCCGCCTTCCTCTACCagcgggaggccggcgcgcgcgggacGCTCAcctgctccggcgccggctgctACAGGGAGACGTTCGCCATCTGGGGCTCGACGTGCGCCGTGGGGACGCTGCTCTGCACCGTCCTCTACGCGCGGTCTCGCAATTTTGCCGGGAGGCTACCTGTAAGGATACCGCCATGCCTCGCCCGCTTAGCTAACCTTGTGTAG